The proteins below are encoded in one region of Pseudomonas sp. SCB32:
- a CDS encoding GNAT family N-acetyltransferase: MAGQGFPELSSAQFLLRAFVDADQPAVFRALSHPEVIRYYGISYTTLEATREQMEWFVRIHAEGTGRWWAICRPESPSEVIGGCGFNNWLPEHRRVELGYWLMPEYWGRGVLSECLPLILRHAFTDMRVHRIEAEVETENQASSRLLLRHGFAFEGRRRECEVKGGAFISLDNYGLLDPAAESHP; the protein is encoded by the coding sequence ATGGCCGGACAGGGATTTCCGGAATTGAGCAGCGCGCAGTTCCTTCTGCGCGCCTTCGTCGATGCGGACCAGCCGGCGGTATTCCGTGCGCTGTCGCATCCCGAGGTCATCCGTTATTACGGGATTTCCTACACAACGCTTGAGGCCACCCGCGAGCAGATGGAGTGGTTCGTCCGCATCCATGCCGAGGGCACGGGGCGCTGGTGGGCGATCTGCCGGCCCGAGTCGCCCTCGGAGGTGATCGGCGGCTGCGGCTTCAATAACTGGCTGCCTGAGCACCGCCGTGTCGAACTGGGCTACTGGCTGATGCCGGAGTACTGGGGGCGGGGCGTGCTGAGCGAGTGCCTGCCGCTGATCCTGCGGCATGCCTTTACCGATATGCGGGTGCACCGCATCGAGGCCGAGGTGGAAACCGAGAACCAGGCCAGCAGCCGGTTGCTGCTGCGCCATGGGTTTGCTTTCGAGGGGCGGCGGCGCGAGTGCGAGGTGAAGGGCGGGGCCTTCATCAGCCTGGATAACTACGGGTTGCTCGATCCGGCGGCTGAATCCCACCCATGA